In the Tetrapisispora phaffii CBS 4417 chromosome 7, complete genome genome, one interval contains:
- the GET3 gene encoding guanine nucleotide exchange factor GET3 (similar to Saccharomyces cerevisiae GET3 (YDL100C); ancestral locus Anc_2.355) produces MDLTVDPNLHSLITSTTHKWVFVGGKGGVGKTTSSCSIAIQMALNQPNKKFLLISTDPAHNLSDAFGEKFGKDARKVTGMNNLSCMEIDPSAALKDMNDMAVSRNDENGDSDGLGELLQGGALADLTGSIPGIDEALSFMEVMKHIKSQESGDGDSYDTVIFDTAPTGHTLRFLQLPNTLAKLLEKFGEITGKLGPMLNSFAGASNVDISGKLNELKENVEKIRQQFTNPDLTTFVCVCISEFLSLYETERLIQELISYDMDVNSIIVNQLLFAEFDQEHNCKRCQARWKMQTKYLDQIDELYEDFHVVKMPLCAGEIRGLNNLTKFSQFLDKAYDPVADGKVIYELEEKN; encoded by the coding sequence ATGGATTTAACAGTTGACCCAAATTTACATTCGTTAATTACATCTACAACTCATAAATGGGTTTTCGTTGGTGGTAAAGGTGGTGTAGGTAAAACTACCTCCTCTTGCTCCATTGCCATTCAAATGGCATTAAACCAACCTAACAAAAAGTTTCTATTAATTTCTACCGATCCTGCTCATAATTTAAGTGATGCCTTCGGGGAGAAATTTGGTAAAGATGCTAGAAAGGTCACAGGTATGAACAACTTATCCTGTATGGAAATCGACCCATCTGCTGCATTAAAGGATATGAATGATATGGCTGTTTCTCgtaatgatgaaaatggtGATAGTGATGGTTTAGGCGAGTTGTTACAGGGCGGTGCGCTAGCTGATTTAACTGGATCTATTCCAGGTATTGATGAAGCACTTTCTTTCATGGAAGTTATGAAACATATTAAAAGCCAAGAAAGTGGTGATGGTGATTCATATGATACAGTTATTTTTGACACTGCACCAACAGGTCATACTTTAAGATTCCTGCAATTACCAAACACGCTAGCTAAGTTACTAGAAAAATTCGGCGAAATTACCGGTAAATTGGGTCCAATGTTAAACTCATTTGCTGGTGCTAGTAATGTTGATATCAGTGGTAAGCTAAACGAATTGAAGGAAAATGTAGAAAAAATTAGACAACAATTTACCAACCCAGACTTAACTACCTTCGTTTGTGTCTGTATCAGTGAATTCTTGTCTTTATACGAAACTGAAAGATTAATTCAAGAATTAATTTCTTATGATATGGATGTTAATTCTATCATCGTTAACCAATTGTTGTTCGCTGAATTTGACCAAGAACATAATTGTAAAAGATGCCAAGCCAGATGGAAAATGCAAACCAAATACTTAGATcaaattgatgaattgtATGAAGACTTTCACGTTGTTAAGATGCCACTATGTGCTGGTGAAATTAGAGGATTGAACAACTTAACCAAGTTCTCTCAATTTTTAGATAAGGCTTACGACCCAGTTGCTGACGGTAAAGTAATTTatgaattagaagaaaaaaattaa
- the BUG1 gene encoding Bug1p (similar to Saccharomyces cerevisiae BUG1 (YDL099W); ancestral locus Anc_2.356) produces the protein MSDLDAEAAKKAKLEEARKRVEELKKKKKNKNKGKKKADEKDGSDEIIPINSNEDEISINETVDETVGIEETIDDKVETIETPVSVEDGEVKARLPNPNEEEEEAPSESEDNVNSNEILEEKEDNTENAVNEREVGPTTNVETKLEQSLPLIKTEESKSEEVKATDSTPNFFGEETDKSDFMLSIEDDKKSVEIEELKKALEGAKAENKKMMFVQMDQETTIDELNDEIASLKAELNNVKRELEIVKNSSNMQPLVQQSSTPHIQLSNFNNANNSPVSSNGQPSVNVPIDRAMFNKWRDWNIDMSCWRSIGSGPIVEF, from the coding sequence ATGTCAGATCTGGATGCTGAGGCTGCTAAGAAAGCCAAGTTAGAGGAAGCAAGGAAGAGGGTTGAggaattgaagaaaaaaaaaaagaataagaaTAAGGGCAAAAAGAAGGCAGATGAGAAAGATGGTAGTGATGAAATCATACCTATTAATAGcaatgaagatgaaattagTATTAATGAGACAGTTGATGAAACTGTTGGTATTGAAGAAacaattgatgataaagTAGAAACAATCGAAACACCAGTTTCAGTTGAAGACGGAGAAGTGAAAGCTAGACTTCCTAATCCAaacgaagaagaagaagaagctCCAAGTGAAAGTGAAGATAATGTAAAtagtaatgaaattttagaGGAAAAGGAAGACAATACAGAAAACGCTGTTAATGAGAGAGAAGTCGGACCTACAACAAATGTCGAAACTAAGTTAGAGCAAAGTTTACCATTAATCAAAACTGAGGAAAGTAAAAGTGAAGAAGTGAAAGCTACCGATTCCACtccaaatttttttggCGAAGAGACAGATAAATCTGACTTTATGCTGTCAATTGAAGATGATAAAAAATCAGTGGAAATTGAGGAATTGAAGAAAGCATTGGAAGGTGCTAAAgctgaaaataaaaagatgATGTTTGTCCAAATGGATCAAGAAACTACAATCGATGAATTGAATGATGAAATTGCTTCCTTAAAGGCAGAATTGAATAATGTTAAAAGAGAACTAGAGATTGTTAAGAATAGCTCCAATATGCAACCGTTGGTTCAACAGTCATCAACTCCTCATATTCAATTAtctaatttcaataatgcAAATAATTCACCAGTATCAAGCAATGGCCAACCATCTGTAAATGTTCCAATTGATCGCGCTATGTTTAACAAATGGCGTGACTGGAATATTGATATGAGTTGTTGGAGAAGTATCGGTTCTGGTCCAATAGTCGAATTTTAA
- the SNU23 gene encoding U4/U6-U5 snRNP complex subunit SNU23 (similar to Saccharomyces cerevisiae SNU23 (YDL098C); ancestral locus Anc_2.359) produces MSKFGRRTWDREEYAQLASETSNNSSAITASLSPTQVDDLKQKYTNYDFLLKNSIADLNKKILTTGLSSFKKGKQFGFYCELCDLTFKDNLQYIDHLNHKTHNIKFELLFEEPLVLDLRDNEDIERNEFEIAYNYLIKSFVKRNKKSAHSSVKKKLTKNPIKRS; encoded by the coding sequence ATGTCAAAATTTGGGAGAAGGACTTGGGACAGAGAAGAATATGCACAGCTTGCGTCAGAAACATCCAATAACAGTTCAGCTATAACTGCCTCATTATCACCAACTCAGGTAGATGATTTAAAgcaaaaatatacaaacTATGATTTTTTACTAAAGAATTCAATAGcagatttaaataaaaaaatattaacaacTGGGTTATCCTCATTTAAAAAAGGAAAACAATTTGGGTTCTATTGTGAATTATGTGACTTAACTTTTAAAGACAATTTACAGTATATCGATCATCTAAATCATAAAACCCacaatattaaatttgaactTCTTTTCGAAGAACCTTTAGTTCTTGATCTTAGAGATAATGAGgatattgaaagaaatgaatttgaaattgcATATAATTATCTTATAAAGAGCTTTGTCAAAAGGAATAAGAAAAGTGCACATAGTTCagttaaaaaaaagttAACAAAAAATCCAATAAAAAGATCGTAA
- the TPP1 gene encoding polynucleotide 3'-phosphatase (similar to Saccharomyces cerevisiae TPP1 (YMR156C); ancestral locus Anc_2.360), whose amino-acid sequence MSHKLTIQPYLIKFIPTTPTVTEDITIYGFDLDHTLIKPKAPNAIHSRSSDDWVFMEFNDGIVTIDRLIEIAKEDTTSQIVVFTNQGGVVASPPTSKSCVKFTDKIKLILKYISDLPEGQILLGRLWIYGSPKKPASLFPTKKGQKKTQSTLGSVNKLKKASVHNKLGDAVLTPEIFENMRKPRLGMFQEFKRDLTSECTDLKIKWKYYCGDAAGRKSDFSDSDKQFAANLQVDFRLPEEVFKK is encoded by the coding sequence ATGTCTCATAAATTGACAATTCAACCGtatctaataaaatttatacCGACCACCCCAACAGTAACCGAAGATATTACAATATATGGATTTGACTTGGATCACACTCTCATCAAACCAAAAGCACCAAATGCAATCCACAGTCGTTCATCTGACGATTGGGTATTTATGGAATTTAACGATGGTATAGTGACAATTGACAGATTGATAGAGATTGCAAAGGAAGACACAACTTCACAGATAGTAGTTTTCACAAACCAAGGTGGTGTAGTTGCTTCACCTCCAACTTCCAAAAGTTGTGTGAAATTTACcgataaaattaaattgattttgaaatatatatctgatTTGCCAGAAGGTCAGATACTTTTGGGTAGATTATGGATATATGGCTCTCCGAAGAAACCAGCTTCCTTGTTTCCTACCAAAAAGGGTCAGAAGAAAACACAAAGTACCTTAGGATCAGtcaataaattgaaaaaggCTTCAGTGCATAATAAACTCGGTGATGCAGTTTTAACACCAGAAATATTTGAGAATATGAGGAAGCCTCGTTTGGGCATGTTCCAGGAATTTAAAAGGGATCTGACATCTGAATGTAcagatttaaaaattaaatggaaatattattgtgGTGATGCTGCAGGAAGGAAATCTGATTTCAGTGATTCAGACAAACAATTTGCAGCGAACTTGCAAGTTGACTTCAGGTTACCTGAAGAAGTTTTCAAGAAGTAA